The window CCGCGCAGGACCCAGAAGTCCTGCTGCAGCTCCCACACGGTGTCGTCGCGCTCCACGAGTTCGAGGGCGCGCACACGGTAGATCGGCTTCTCGCCTGCGGTCGACCGCGACCCGAGCGGCGTCGCACCCTGGAACGAGTCGCCGCCGATGTCCGGGTTCGCACCGGCCTCGACGTACAGCTCGAAGGACTCCCCGGGCCCGACCTCGACGGGCACGGTGTCGTTCCGCGGCTCGATGCCCTTGATCGTGGAGCCGTCGGTGCGGTACGCCAGTCCCTCGGCCTGGAACCCCGGGTGCCGCTTCGTGAACCCGAGGTCGACGAGCAGCTCCGCGGTGGTCCCGGGCGCGGTACCGAAGTCCGTCGGCACGGTGCCGGTGATCCGGAACCAGGTGGTCCCCCACGGCCGGCCACCCCAGGCGCTGCCCACGGTGAACGGTTCGTACGCCTGCTGGACGGCGGAGTCGAACGGCACCGGCTCACCCGGCACCTCCCACGCCTCGATCGTGACCGGCGCCGAGCGGCGGTGGACGGCGGGGTCGACACGGTCGCGGACGAGGCGGGCGATCCGGGCCTCGACGAGCGGTTCGTCCTGGTGCATGTGGTTCCTTTCGAGTGAGCCGGCCGGGGCCAGCAGATCAGCCCTTGATGCCGCCGGCGAGGGCGTTGCCGCCGCCGAGGCCTCGGGACACGATCACGTAGAGGGCGATGACGGGCACGGAGTAGACGATGGAGAACGCGGCGAGCTGTCCGTACGCGACCGCCCCGTTCTGTCCGAAGAAGTTGAAGATGCTCACCGCGGCGGGCACCTTCTCGGGCGAGAGCAGCAGGACGAACGGGACGAAGAAGTTCCCCCACGCCTGGATGAACACGAAGATGAACACCACCGCGATGCCCGGCCGCATGAGCGGGATGACGATCCGCGTCAGGGTGGTCATCATCGAGGCGCCGTCGGTCCACGCTGCTTCTTCGAGCGAGATCGGCACCGAGTCCATGAAGTTCTTCGCCATCCAGATCGCCATCGGCAGGCTGGTCGCGGCGAGGAAGAAGATGCAGCCCCACACGTTGTCGATCAGGTTGAGCGACACGAACAGCGCGTAGACGGGCACCATCATCGCGGTGATCGGCAGGCCGGTCCCGAACAGGATGCTGTACAGGAACGGCTTGTTGACCCGCATCTTGTAGCGGGACAGCGGGTAGGCGGCCAGCAGTGCGAAGACCACGGTGACGATCGCCGTCCCGCCGGAGAGCAGCAGGCTGTTCGCGAGCGGGATGAACGACAGCTCGGGCGTGAGCACCTTCGCGAAGTTGTCGAGCGTGAACTGCGTCGGCAGCTTCACCGACAGCGACGCCTGGGTGTCGACCGAGGCGAGGACGAGCCAGAGCAGCGGGACCGCGAAGCACACCGCGATGACAAGCAGCACGACGTTCGCCACCCACCGCATCGTGCGGCCGCGCGGTGACGTCATGTGCAGTGAACCGGGAGCGGTCACCGCACGGGTCGTGGTCGGGTCGAGGGACGGGGCAGTGATGGCCATCAGTCCACCTCCGGCTTGAGCGCGCGGATGTAGATGATCGAGAAGACCGCCCCCACCACGAGCAGGATGGTCGCGATCGCGGTCCCGAAGCCGAGCTGCGAGAACTTGAACGCCTCCTGGTACGCCAGGATCGGCAGGGTCGACGAGTTCGTGCCCGGTCCGCCACCGGTCATCACGAAGATGAGGGTGAACACCGACAACGTCTGCAGCGTCGTCAGCATGAGGTTCGTCGAGATGCTCCGCCGGATCACCGGGAGCGTGATGTACACGAGACGCTGCCATCCGGTCGCGCCGTCGACCTCCGCCGATTCGGTGATCTCCTCGGGGACCTCCTGCACGGCGGCCGAGTAGACGAGCATCGAGAAGGCGGTCCCGCGCCAGATGTTCGCCAGGATCACGGCGAACATCGGGAACGTGTAGAGCCAGTTCGGACCGCTGATGCCGATCGACGCCAGGAAGCTGTTGAGCGTGCCCTCGTCGTTGAAGAACGCGTACGCGGCGAACGAGGCGACGATCTCGGGCAGGACCCAGGCGGCGACGACGAAGGTGCCGACGATCGCCCGGACGGCCTTGTTGGCGGACCGCATCAGGAGCGCGAGGCCGAGCCCGAGCACGTTCTGGCCCACCACTGCCGAGGCGAGCAGGAACACGATGGTCAGGACGACGGACTTCGGG of the Curtobacterium sp. TC1 genome contains:
- a CDS encoding carbohydrate ABC transporter permease, yielding MAITAPSLDPTTTRAVTAPGSLHMTSPRGRTMRWVANVVLLVIAVCFAVPLLWLVLASVDTQASLSVKLPTQFTLDNFAKVLTPELSFIPLANSLLLSGGTAIVTVVFALLAAYPLSRYKMRVNKPFLYSILFGTGLPITAMMVPVYALFVSLNLIDNVWGCIFFLAATSLPMAIWMAKNFMDSVPISLEEAAWTDGASMMTTLTRIVIPLMRPGIAVVFIFVFIQAWGNFFVPFVLLLSPEKVPAAVSIFNFFGQNGAVAYGQLAAFSIVYSVPVIALYVIVSRGLGGGNALAGGIKG
- a CDS encoding carbohydrate ABC transporter permease, producing the protein MSSTPLAPTLSAPGAPKRTDPPVPRKRRPLRNVGRAVPLLPALVLLVIFLLGPVISSFYGSFTNSALTGAGAADQQFVGFQNYVELFQDPDFPKSVVLTIVFLLASAVVGQNVLGLGLALLMRSANKAVRAIVGTFVVAAWVLPEIVASFAAYAFFNDEGTLNSFLASIGISGPNWLYTFPMFAVILANIWRGTAFSMLVYSAAVQEVPEEITESAEVDGATGWQRLVYITLPVIRRSISTNLMLTTLQTLSVFTLIFVMTGGGPGTNSSTLPILAYQEAFKFSQLGFGTAIATILLVVGAVFSIIYIRALKPEVD